The Sandaracinaceae bacterium DNA segment CGTGCAGTAGCGGAGCGCGACGCGCCCCTCGCCGTTGAGCCGCGCGAGCGTCTCGGCGTCGCACTGGTAGCGCCCCTCGGCGTGCGCGATGGGCAGGCGCAGCACCTGCCCCGCCTCGAGCCCGCGCGTGAACACGCCCTCGGACTCGACGCGGACCCACGCGTCCCGGCACTCGAAGCGGAGGTGCGCGTTGCGGGTCAGCGCGCCCGGCAGGAGGCCCATCTCGGTGAGGATCTGGAAGCCGTTGCAGATCCCGAGCACGGGCGCGCCGCTCTCGGCGAGCTGCACGATGGCCGGGGTGATGGGCGAGAAGCGCGGGATGGCTCCGGCGCGCAGGTAGTCGCCGTAGGCGAAGCCGCCGGGGATCACCACGGCGTCCGGGCTCGGCAGCTCCGTCTCCTTGTGGAACACGTACTCGGCGTCCAGACCGAGCACGTCGCGCACCGCGTGGAGCGCGTCCCAATCGGCGTTGGATCCGGGATAGACGACGACGGCGACTTTCACCTGCACCTCCGGGCTGCGGACGCGCGGACCCTACCTTTCGCCGCCGAGCCACGCCAGGCGCAGGAGGCTCAGGCGTCCTGGTCT contains these protein-coding regions:
- the purQ gene encoding phosphoribosylformylglycinamidine synthase subunit PurQ; amino-acid sequence: MKVAVVVYPGSNADWDALHAVRDVLGLDAEYVFHKETELPSPDAVVIPGGFAYGDYLRAGAIPRFSPITPAIVQLAESGAPVLGICNGFQILTEMGLLPGALTRNAHLRFECRDAWVRVESEGVFTRGLEAGQVLRLPIAHAEGRYQCDAETLARLNGEGRVALRYCTPSGELDDAANPNGSLEHIAGIYNEQGNVLGLMPHPERAAESILGNDDGLRLLEGLRAHLEAA